In Labrus mixtus chromosome 13, fLabMix1.1, whole genome shotgun sequence, a single genomic region encodes these proteins:
- the znf148 gene encoding zinc finger protein 148 isoform X1 translates to MATDKNCHAFMKCDGVFDYSAHHHYTVVLHNNHDSYTSLRRKADPRTTLCKMNAEDKLEGILLKCSSGGIDGGGRVGLVSGGGLVVMTLGERSLANHPLLAEDDDEEDDDDDLTGSSLVTHDLVPPEQLMMQEEMTKNGGSGEEEGGGEVGVHFPLKLTNKLPSLLHMPLSIKQELKLSDSADQIKKDKKGVKDLMVCPKKKKRKQRSPAKILSINDDGSLGIQNPKCHVCVHCNAAFRTNYHLQRHVFIHTGEKPFQCSQCDMRFIQKYLLQRHEKIHTGEKPFRCDECGMRFIQKYHMERHKRTHSGEKPYQCDYCHQYFSRTDRVLKHRRMCHENRERKINKAAGKLGPFREADPLGVSFLAKECSLPKKKRQKCADKSSGASTTAQTDGHTVAGVETEEKEEQRQNKIESLPLYAVSSKVKHEYVIADYSVDLPEETASQHQEDKASPEDATPPKLVLKKVPKRSLKQSSEQTPPCLPTLSSFEENTKVPQYTFEIVDKQSLLDVESNTELESVEALQGPAKPAASTNYDDAMQFLKKKRYLQAAMANNSRDYGLNTSSVSSQPPVTQPVVSAVIDETVPATILEPQPISTEIKAPHDKNVLPDEVLQTLLDHYSNKANGQADISFSVADTEVTSSISINSSDVSDSSPGESLGPSTAQAQPATEKVSLLQEYSKFLQQALERTSQNDSYLTSQSLSLVSENPTLAGQPLFSTEKQFPSPTRFKSGMSSPLRSTLEKPHFGLLVGDSQHSFSFSGDETTPPSAVSPADEEFLEQVSPSKKTDSSQGILQTFQISSFDHNYKSHFQTSRSGPSSQFAVANGQLGLRGHSTDFSEFPLVRVTETRSQLNSSPDVTSSETFG, encoded by the exons ATGGCGACAGATAAGAATTGTCATGCCTTCATGAAATGTGATGGTGTATTTGATTATTCCGCACACCATCATTACACTGTAGTCTTGCATAACAATCATGACAGCTATACGAGTTTAAGACGCAAAGCAG ATCCGAGAACTACTCTATGTAAGATGAATGCTGAGGACAAGTTGGAGGGCATACTGCTTAAGTGCAGCAGTGGAGGAAtcgatggaggagggagagttgGGCTGGTCAGTGGAGGTGGACTTGTGGTGATGACACTCGGGGAAAGATCGCTGGCAAACCATCCTCTGTTGGCTGAGGATGACGACGAGGAAGACGACGATGACGACTTGACCGGAAGCTCCCTGGTTACACACGACCTGGTTCCTCCTGAGCAGCTGATGATGCAGGAGGAGATGACAAAGAATGGTGGAagtggagaagaggagggaggaggcgaGGTGGGAGTCCATTTCCCCCTTAAACTCACCAATAAGTTGCCAAGCTTGCTTCATATGCCA CTGAGCATCAAGCAGGAGCTGAAGCTCTCCGACTCAGCAGACCAGATCAAGAAGGACAAAAAAGGAGTGAAGGACCTGATGGTTTGtcccaagaagaaaaaaaggaagcagcgTTCACCAGCAAAG ATTCTCAGCATCAATGATGATGGATCATTGGGCATACAAAACCCCAAATGTCACGTCTGTGTTCACTGTAATGCTGCGTTCAGAACCAACTACCATCTACAGAGGCATGTCTTCATTCACACCG GTGAGAAGCCTTTTCAGTGCAGCCAGTGTGATATGCGCTTCATTCAGAAATATCTTCTCCAGAGACATGAGAAAATCCACACAG GTGAAAAGCCTTTTCGATGTGATGAGTGTGGGATGAGGTTCATCCAGAAGTACCACATGGAGAGACACAAGAGGACTCATAGTGGAGAGAAGCCTTACCAATGTGACTACTGTCACCAG TACTTCTCCAGAACGGACCGGGTTTTAAAGCACAGGCGAATGTGTCACGAGAACCGAGAGAGAAAGATCAACAAGGCCGCCGGTAAGCTCGGGCCTTTCCGTGAAGCAGATCCATTAGGCGTCTCCTTTCTTGCCAAAGAGTGTTCACTGCCCAAGAAAAAGCGCCAAAAGTGTGCAGACAAGAGCTCAGGTGCTTCAACCACGGCCCAGACAGATGGGCACACTGTTGCCGGGGTAGAaacggaggagaaagaggagcagagacagAATAAAATCGAAAGTCTACCTCTCTATGCTGTGTCCTCCAAAGTCAAACATGAATATGTGATTGCAGACTACTCTGTGGATCTTCCTGAAGAAACAGCTAGCCAACACCAAGAGGACAAAGCGTCGCCAGAAGACGCGACTCCTCCTAAACTCGTCCTGAAGAAAGTTCCAAAGAGGAGTCTTAAACAGTCCAGCGAGCAAACTCCTCCCTGCCTTCCCACTCTGTCTTCCTTTGAGGAAAATACTAAGGTCCCACAGTACACCTTTGAAATCGTGGACAAGCAAAGCCTTTTGGACGTAGAAAGCAACACTGAACTGGAGTCAGTTGAAGCTCTTCAAGGACCAGCAAAGCCAGCAGCCAGCACAAACTACGACGACGCCATGCAGTTCCTCAAGAAGAAACGCTATCTTCAGGCTGCAATGGCCAATAACAGTCGGGATTATGGCCTGAACACGAGCAGCGTTTCTTCTCAGCCGCCTGTTACACAACCTGTTGTGTCAGCTGTCATTGACGAGACTGTCCCTGCCACCATTCTGGAGCCCCAGCCCATCAGCACAGAGATTAAAGCCCCACACGATAAGAACGTGCTGCCAGATGAGGTCCTTCAGACGCTTTTGGACCATTACTCCAACAAAGCCAACGGGCAGGCAGACATTTCCTTCAGTGTGGCTGACACAGAGGTGACATCAAGCATATCCATTAACTCCTCAGATGTTTCAGACAGCAGCCCCGGGGAGAGTCTGGGTCCCTCTACCGCACAGGCTCAACCGGCTACCGAAAAAGTCAGCCTCTTGCAAGAATACTCCAAGTTTCTGCAGCAGGCTCTGGAGAGAACGAGCCAGAATGACAGCTACCTGACCAGCCAGAGCCTCAGCCTGGTCTCTGAAAACCCCACTTTAGCTGGTCAACCTCTGTTCTCCACTGAGAAACAGTTTCCTTCCCCCACCAGGTTCAAATCAGGGATGAGCTCTCCGCTAAGGTCCACTCTCGAGAAACCTCACTTTGGATTACTGGTCGGGGACTCCCAgcactcattttcattttcaggtgATGAGACCACCCCTCCCTCTGCAGTGTCCCCAGCTGACGAGGAATTCCTGGAGCAGGTCTCGCCCTCCAAAAAGACAGACTCTTCACAAGGCATACTGCAGACTTTTCAAATAAGCTCCTTCGATCACAACTACAAATCTCATTTCCAGACTTCAAGATCTGGGCCCTCCTCTCAGTTCGCTGTTGCCAATGGACAATTAGGTCTTCGAGGACACAGCACAGACTTCTCAGAGTTCCCCTTAGTCCGAGTCACAGAGACGAGGTCTCAACTGAACTCTTCCCCTGATGTTACATCCAGTGAAACCTTTGGCTGA
- the znf148 gene encoding zinc finger protein 148 isoform X2, with product MKCDGVFDYSAHHHYTVVLHNNHDSYTSLRRKADPRTTLCKMNAEDKLEGILLKCSSGGIDGGGRVGLVSGGGLVVMTLGERSLANHPLLAEDDDEEDDDDDLTGSSLVTHDLVPPEQLMMQEEMTKNGGSGEEEGGGELSIKQELKLSDSADQIKKDKKGVKDLMVCPKKKKRKQRSPAKILSINDDGSLGIQNPKCHVCVHCNAAFRTNYHLQRHVFIHTGEKPFQCSQCDMRFIQKYLLQRHEKIHTGEKPFRCDECGMRFIQKYHMERHKRTHSGEKPYQCDYCHQYFSRTDRVLKHRRMCHENRERKINKAAGKLGPFREADPLGVSFLAKECSLPKKKRQKCADKSSGASTTAQTDGHTVAGVETEEKEEQRQNKIESLPLYAVSSKVKHEYVIADYSVDLPEETASQHQEDKASPEDATPPKLVLKKVPKRSLKQSSEQTPPCLPTLSSFEENTKVPQYTFEIVDKQSLLDVESNTELESVEALQGPAKPAASTNYDDAMQFLKKKRYLQAAMANNSRDYGLNTSSVSSQPPVTQPVVSAVIDETVPATILEPQPISTEIKAPHDKNVLPDEVLQTLLDHYSNKANGQADISFSVADTEVTSSISINSSDVSDSSPGESLGPSTAQAQPATEKVSLLQEYSKFLQQALERTSQNDSYLTSQSLSLVSENPTLAGQPLFSTEKQFPSPTRFKSGMSSPLRSTLEKPHFGLLVGDSQHSFSFSGDETTPPSAVSPADEEFLEQVSPSKKTDSSQGILQTFQISSFDHNYKSHFQTSRSGPSSQFAVANGQLGLRGHSTDFSEFPLVRVTETRSQLNSSPDVTSSETFG from the exons ATGAAATGTGATGGTGTATTTGATTATTCCGCACACCATCATTACACTGTAGTCTTGCATAACAATCATGACAGCTATACGAGTTTAAGACGCAAAGCAG ATCCGAGAACTACTCTATGTAAGATGAATGCTGAGGACAAGTTGGAGGGCATACTGCTTAAGTGCAGCAGTGGAGGAAtcgatggaggagggagagttgGGCTGGTCAGTGGAGGTGGACTTGTGGTGATGACACTCGGGGAAAGATCGCTGGCAAACCATCCTCTGTTGGCTGAGGATGACGACGAGGAAGACGACGATGACGACTTGACCGGAAGCTCCCTGGTTACACACGACCTGGTTCCTCCTGAGCAGCTGATGATGCAGGAGGAGATGACAAAGAATGGTGGAagtggagaagaggagggaggaggcgaG CTGAGCATCAAGCAGGAGCTGAAGCTCTCCGACTCAGCAGACCAGATCAAGAAGGACAAAAAAGGAGTGAAGGACCTGATGGTTTGtcccaagaagaaaaaaaggaagcagcgTTCACCAGCAAAG ATTCTCAGCATCAATGATGATGGATCATTGGGCATACAAAACCCCAAATGTCACGTCTGTGTTCACTGTAATGCTGCGTTCAGAACCAACTACCATCTACAGAGGCATGTCTTCATTCACACCG GTGAGAAGCCTTTTCAGTGCAGCCAGTGTGATATGCGCTTCATTCAGAAATATCTTCTCCAGAGACATGAGAAAATCCACACAG GTGAAAAGCCTTTTCGATGTGATGAGTGTGGGATGAGGTTCATCCAGAAGTACCACATGGAGAGACACAAGAGGACTCATAGTGGAGAGAAGCCTTACCAATGTGACTACTGTCACCAG TACTTCTCCAGAACGGACCGGGTTTTAAAGCACAGGCGAATGTGTCACGAGAACCGAGAGAGAAAGATCAACAAGGCCGCCGGTAAGCTCGGGCCTTTCCGTGAAGCAGATCCATTAGGCGTCTCCTTTCTTGCCAAAGAGTGTTCACTGCCCAAGAAAAAGCGCCAAAAGTGTGCAGACAAGAGCTCAGGTGCTTCAACCACGGCCCAGACAGATGGGCACACTGTTGCCGGGGTAGAaacggaggagaaagaggagcagagacagAATAAAATCGAAAGTCTACCTCTCTATGCTGTGTCCTCCAAAGTCAAACATGAATATGTGATTGCAGACTACTCTGTGGATCTTCCTGAAGAAACAGCTAGCCAACACCAAGAGGACAAAGCGTCGCCAGAAGACGCGACTCCTCCTAAACTCGTCCTGAAGAAAGTTCCAAAGAGGAGTCTTAAACAGTCCAGCGAGCAAACTCCTCCCTGCCTTCCCACTCTGTCTTCCTTTGAGGAAAATACTAAGGTCCCACAGTACACCTTTGAAATCGTGGACAAGCAAAGCCTTTTGGACGTAGAAAGCAACACTGAACTGGAGTCAGTTGAAGCTCTTCAAGGACCAGCAAAGCCAGCAGCCAGCACAAACTACGACGACGCCATGCAGTTCCTCAAGAAGAAACGCTATCTTCAGGCTGCAATGGCCAATAACAGTCGGGATTATGGCCTGAACACGAGCAGCGTTTCTTCTCAGCCGCCTGTTACACAACCTGTTGTGTCAGCTGTCATTGACGAGACTGTCCCTGCCACCATTCTGGAGCCCCAGCCCATCAGCACAGAGATTAAAGCCCCACACGATAAGAACGTGCTGCCAGATGAGGTCCTTCAGACGCTTTTGGACCATTACTCCAACAAAGCCAACGGGCAGGCAGACATTTCCTTCAGTGTGGCTGACACAGAGGTGACATCAAGCATATCCATTAACTCCTCAGATGTTTCAGACAGCAGCCCCGGGGAGAGTCTGGGTCCCTCTACCGCACAGGCTCAACCGGCTACCGAAAAAGTCAGCCTCTTGCAAGAATACTCCAAGTTTCTGCAGCAGGCTCTGGAGAGAACGAGCCAGAATGACAGCTACCTGACCAGCCAGAGCCTCAGCCTGGTCTCTGAAAACCCCACTTTAGCTGGTCAACCTCTGTTCTCCACTGAGAAACAGTTTCCTTCCCCCACCAGGTTCAAATCAGGGATGAGCTCTCCGCTAAGGTCCACTCTCGAGAAACCTCACTTTGGATTACTGGTCGGGGACTCCCAgcactcattttcattttcaggtgATGAGACCACCCCTCCCTCTGCAGTGTCCCCAGCTGACGAGGAATTCCTGGAGCAGGTCTCGCCCTCCAAAAAGACAGACTCTTCACAAGGCATACTGCAGACTTTTCAAATAAGCTCCTTCGATCACAACTACAAATCTCATTTCCAGACTTCAAGATCTGGGCCCTCCTCTCAGTTCGCTGTTGCCAATGGACAATTAGGTCTTCGAGGACACAGCACAGACTTCTCAGAGTTCCCCTTAGTCCGAGTCACAGAGACGAGGTCTCAACTGAACTCTTCCCCTGATGTTACATCCAGTGAAACCTTTGGCTGA
- the znf148 gene encoding zinc finger protein 148 isoform X3 yields MNAEDKLEGILLKCSSGGIDGGGRVGLVSGGGLVVMTLGERSLANHPLLAEDDDEEDDDDDLTGSSLVTHDLVPPEQLMMQEEMTKNGGSGEEEGGGEVGVHFPLKLTNKLPSLLHMPLSIKQELKLSDSADQIKKDKKGVKDLMVCPKKKKRKQRSPAKILSINDDGSLGIQNPKCHVCVHCNAAFRTNYHLQRHVFIHTGEKPFQCSQCDMRFIQKYLLQRHEKIHTGEKPFRCDECGMRFIQKYHMERHKRTHSGEKPYQCDYCHQYFSRTDRVLKHRRMCHENRERKINKAAGKLGPFREADPLGVSFLAKECSLPKKKRQKCADKSSGASTTAQTDGHTVAGVETEEKEEQRQNKIESLPLYAVSSKVKHEYVIADYSVDLPEETASQHQEDKASPEDATPPKLVLKKVPKRSLKQSSEQTPPCLPTLSSFEENTKVPQYTFEIVDKQSLLDVESNTELESVEALQGPAKPAASTNYDDAMQFLKKKRYLQAAMANNSRDYGLNTSSVSSQPPVTQPVVSAVIDETVPATILEPQPISTEIKAPHDKNVLPDEVLQTLLDHYSNKANGQADISFSVADTEVTSSISINSSDVSDSSPGESLGPSTAQAQPATEKVSLLQEYSKFLQQALERTSQNDSYLTSQSLSLVSENPTLAGQPLFSTEKQFPSPTRFKSGMSSPLRSTLEKPHFGLLVGDSQHSFSFSGDETTPPSAVSPADEEFLEQVSPSKKTDSSQGILQTFQISSFDHNYKSHFQTSRSGPSSQFAVANGQLGLRGHSTDFSEFPLVRVTETRSQLNSSPDVTSSETFG; encoded by the exons ATGAATGCTGAGGACAAGTTGGAGGGCATACTGCTTAAGTGCAGCAGTGGAGGAAtcgatggaggagggagagttgGGCTGGTCAGTGGAGGTGGACTTGTGGTGATGACACTCGGGGAAAGATCGCTGGCAAACCATCCTCTGTTGGCTGAGGATGACGACGAGGAAGACGACGATGACGACTTGACCGGAAGCTCCCTGGTTACACACGACCTGGTTCCTCCTGAGCAGCTGATGATGCAGGAGGAGATGACAAAGAATGGTGGAagtggagaagaggagggaggaggcgaGGTGGGAGTCCATTTCCCCCTTAAACTCACCAATAAGTTGCCAAGCTTGCTTCATATGCCA CTGAGCATCAAGCAGGAGCTGAAGCTCTCCGACTCAGCAGACCAGATCAAGAAGGACAAAAAAGGAGTGAAGGACCTGATGGTTTGtcccaagaagaaaaaaaggaagcagcgTTCACCAGCAAAG ATTCTCAGCATCAATGATGATGGATCATTGGGCATACAAAACCCCAAATGTCACGTCTGTGTTCACTGTAATGCTGCGTTCAGAACCAACTACCATCTACAGAGGCATGTCTTCATTCACACCG GTGAGAAGCCTTTTCAGTGCAGCCAGTGTGATATGCGCTTCATTCAGAAATATCTTCTCCAGAGACATGAGAAAATCCACACAG GTGAAAAGCCTTTTCGATGTGATGAGTGTGGGATGAGGTTCATCCAGAAGTACCACATGGAGAGACACAAGAGGACTCATAGTGGAGAGAAGCCTTACCAATGTGACTACTGTCACCAG TACTTCTCCAGAACGGACCGGGTTTTAAAGCACAGGCGAATGTGTCACGAGAACCGAGAGAGAAAGATCAACAAGGCCGCCGGTAAGCTCGGGCCTTTCCGTGAAGCAGATCCATTAGGCGTCTCCTTTCTTGCCAAAGAGTGTTCACTGCCCAAGAAAAAGCGCCAAAAGTGTGCAGACAAGAGCTCAGGTGCTTCAACCACGGCCCAGACAGATGGGCACACTGTTGCCGGGGTAGAaacggaggagaaagaggagcagagacagAATAAAATCGAAAGTCTACCTCTCTATGCTGTGTCCTCCAAAGTCAAACATGAATATGTGATTGCAGACTACTCTGTGGATCTTCCTGAAGAAACAGCTAGCCAACACCAAGAGGACAAAGCGTCGCCAGAAGACGCGACTCCTCCTAAACTCGTCCTGAAGAAAGTTCCAAAGAGGAGTCTTAAACAGTCCAGCGAGCAAACTCCTCCCTGCCTTCCCACTCTGTCTTCCTTTGAGGAAAATACTAAGGTCCCACAGTACACCTTTGAAATCGTGGACAAGCAAAGCCTTTTGGACGTAGAAAGCAACACTGAACTGGAGTCAGTTGAAGCTCTTCAAGGACCAGCAAAGCCAGCAGCCAGCACAAACTACGACGACGCCATGCAGTTCCTCAAGAAGAAACGCTATCTTCAGGCTGCAATGGCCAATAACAGTCGGGATTATGGCCTGAACACGAGCAGCGTTTCTTCTCAGCCGCCTGTTACACAACCTGTTGTGTCAGCTGTCATTGACGAGACTGTCCCTGCCACCATTCTGGAGCCCCAGCCCATCAGCACAGAGATTAAAGCCCCACACGATAAGAACGTGCTGCCAGATGAGGTCCTTCAGACGCTTTTGGACCATTACTCCAACAAAGCCAACGGGCAGGCAGACATTTCCTTCAGTGTGGCTGACACAGAGGTGACATCAAGCATATCCATTAACTCCTCAGATGTTTCAGACAGCAGCCCCGGGGAGAGTCTGGGTCCCTCTACCGCACAGGCTCAACCGGCTACCGAAAAAGTCAGCCTCTTGCAAGAATACTCCAAGTTTCTGCAGCAGGCTCTGGAGAGAACGAGCCAGAATGACAGCTACCTGACCAGCCAGAGCCTCAGCCTGGTCTCTGAAAACCCCACTTTAGCTGGTCAACCTCTGTTCTCCACTGAGAAACAGTTTCCTTCCCCCACCAGGTTCAAATCAGGGATGAGCTCTCCGCTAAGGTCCACTCTCGAGAAACCTCACTTTGGATTACTGGTCGGGGACTCCCAgcactcattttcattttcaggtgATGAGACCACCCCTCCCTCTGCAGTGTCCCCAGCTGACGAGGAATTCCTGGAGCAGGTCTCGCCCTCCAAAAAGACAGACTCTTCACAAGGCATACTGCAGACTTTTCAAATAAGCTCCTTCGATCACAACTACAAATCTCATTTCCAGACTTCAAGATCTGGGCCCTCCTCTCAGTTCGCTGTTGCCAATGGACAATTAGGTCTTCGAGGACACAGCACAGACTTCTCAGAGTTCCCCTTAGTCCGAGTCACAGAGACGAGGTCTCAACTGAACTCTTCCCCTGATGTTACATCCAGTGAAACCTTTGGCTGA